In Streptomyces sp. NBC_01294, the sequence ATACCGGCAGCCGCGCAAACGTCCCGGACCTGGTCGTAGGCGCGACGGCCCAACCACAAGCGGTTCGTGCTCATGCTCACCAAGGGTGACCCCGACCTGCGAGGGAAGGCTCGCAGTGATTCCGCGGCGAGGCCACAACTGCGCTTCATCCTGGTCGTTGCCCACTGAGCGGTGGCACACCAGGTGCCGGGACGTCTGTGGACCCTCGGGAGTGACGTACGAATGGCGATGGATACCTCGAGCGGCCGGCGGGTTCAACGCAGTGTGCTGGTTACGGGGGCAACTGGGGGGATCGGCGCGGCGACGGCGCTGCGGTTGGCCGGCTGCGGTTTCGATGTGATCGGTACAGCGCGCAGCCAGGAGAAGGCGGACGGTCTGCTCGCTGCCGCCGCGGCGCGGGGGCAGCGGCTGAGGACGGTGGTACTGGATGTCGCCGAGCCGTCTTCCTGCGAGGAGGCGATTGCGCGTATCGCGGAGATGACGGGGGGTGTCTTGTGGGCGGTGGTGAACAACGCCGGGGTGCCGCAGGCCGGGGCGCTCGAGGACGTGAGTGATGAGCAGGCCCGGTACCTGCTGGAGGTGAACGTTCTGGGGGCCATGCGGATCTGCCGCTTCGCCCTGCCGCAGATGCGTCGACGTGGTGAGGGTCGGATCGTGAACGTGTCGTCGGGTCTCGGCCGAGTGCCCTGGCCGCTGGGCGGCTGGTACAGCGCGAGCAAGCACGCGCTGAGCGCGCTCACCCACTGCCTGCGCGTGGAGATGGCGCATGCTGGCGTCCGCGTGTCTTTGGTGGAGCCTGGAGCATTCGCCACCGCGATGCTGGACCGGGCGGTCGACGATCTCGCCCAGGTCGACCGAGGCGGGGCGGCGGGCTACGACCGATCGCAGTCTCTGTTCGGGGCTGTCAACGCACGTGTCCCCGGTCCCGAGCCGGTCGCCCGGATCATCGAGAAGGCGCTGACCTCCCCCCGGCCCAAGGCCCGGTACACCGTCGGCTTCGACGCCCGCCTCCTGGTGCCGCTTCACACCGTGTCACCGCTGTGGCTGTCGGACTGGGTGAAACACACGGTCAGCGGCCTGCCTCGCCAAGCACCGGCGCATGCCGACGTGGTGAAGGAGTTGGCATGAGTCTTTACAGCCGCATCACTCAGGTCGCCGTCCATCTGCCTGACGACCGCCAAACCGCGCGAGCTATCGAGGACCGGCTGCATGAGCACAGCGGTGTACGGGTTCCGGCCGGCTTGCTGCAGAGGCTCTACGGGCTGGAAGAGCGCGTCGTCGCCGCGGACGGCGACTTGCCCTCCGGCCTCGCCTCCCATGCCGTCGGCCGTGTCCTGACCCAGGCAGACCTCGAACCGGGCGAAGTCGACCTGCTGCTGTTCGCCGCGGTCAGCGCCGACGTCCAGG encodes:
- a CDS encoding SDR family oxidoreductase; amino-acid sequence: MAMDTSSGRRVQRSVLVTGATGGIGAATALRLAGCGFDVIGTARSQEKADGLLAAAAARGQRLRTVVLDVAEPSSCEEAIARIAEMTGGVLWAVVNNAGVPQAGALEDVSDEQARYLLEVNVLGAMRICRFALPQMRRRGEGRIVNVSSGLGRVPWPLGGWYSASKHALSALTHCLRVEMAHAGVRVSLVEPGAFATAMLDRAVDDLAQVDRGGAAGYDRSQSLFGAVNARVPGPEPVARIIEKALTSPRPKARYTVGFDARLLVPLHTVSPLWLSDWVKHTVSGLPRQAPAHADVVKELA